Below is a genomic region from Flammeovirgaceae bacterium SG7u.111.
ATCGTATCACTATTCTTCTTGCACCAGAGGTTTCCACTCTCCACCGGTCTTTCTTCACTTTTTGCACCGAAAGCGGTAATCCGCTACCGTCTTGAGCTGAAAAGGAGCGAATGTTTTGGGCAAAGTTTTGAAGCTCGTACCTACCAGGTCGCCATGCGGGGAGCTGAAGTTCGAGGAACTTTCCTGTTACCTTTTCTATAGTAAACTCAAGGTCGATAAACTGTTTGTGGGGAAACCGATAAGATACTTGATAGTGCATATGAGTTAGGCTAAGTCTATAGCCCTAAGTTCTCATTTATTTAGTTGGATTGCAAGAATAGTTTTGGGAGGGTTATACTAGAAAAAACTCCCAGACAACCTATTCGCTTGTCCTCAGATAGTTTCGGCCTTTTTTTTCCATAGTTCAAATGGGGAAGGATCTCCTTGATTATTGCACCTTTGGTCAAAACACTCATAAATGATAGATAGCTTAAGATTGTAAGACTTTCCTAAGTTGCTCATTTTGAGTGTTTTTTAATTTAGACAATTTCTTCAACGAAAAAGGTCAATATGAAGGTTATTACTATGAATATTTCCCAGATGGAAAACTTAGAACTGAAATCTTGTATGAAAAAGGAAAGATTCTTTATTCAAAACAACTAACAGAAAATGGGGACATTGAAGGTACTTTCTTAACCATTGATGTTAAACCCCAATCCAAAGTTGATGAATATATTGTTGGGAACAAATATACGTTTGCAATTACTCTTGCCTACCCAGGGTTTGAAGATTCTTTCATAGGAATAAATGTAGGAGAATTAGATAAAGGCAAAAATGTGGTTTCAAGCGATTTTGAATTTGTTTCTGATTCACTTACCGCCTTATTTTTTACCTATGTCAAGCAACCCTCATATTGAAAAAGGGGTCAGGTTAGATATCGTTATTTGTTTGCTATAACATCTTGAAATATGAATAATATATTACTTTAAAACCGCTAAACTCTCAGCCAATAATGAAACTCAATTTTTTATTTCTTTATTTAACACTAATAGCTATTCTCTTTTCTTGTGAGCAGAATGATGATATTGATCCTAAGCTCGATGTACCAGATGCCGTACCAGAAAATGAAATTATTCGCATCCCTGTGGTAGTTCATGTTGTCAACTATGCTCCAAGTCCTTTTGAGATTAGCGATGAAAAAATCCAATCTCAAATAGATGTGTTGAACAGAGACTATAGGAAAAAGAACCCAGATTACCTCAAGACTCCTGATGAGTTTATGGATTTGGTTGCCGATGTGGGTATTGAGTTTCACCTTGCTACGGAAGGTCCTGATGGAAAAGCAACAACAGGGATAATACGAACAGAGAGTACTGTTTCAGGGTTTGATGGCAGATCTTTGGATGATAGTGTGCCCATTGAAGATTTAGCGCTTTATTTTGCCGACAAAGGTGGACAGGATGCATGGCCCAATGACAAATACCTTAATATATGGATAGGGGATATGACGTCTCGCAGTGGAAAGGTTTTGCTTGGAGGCTATGCTAATTTCCCTGGCAGTGACCCAAGAATTGACGGTGTTGTATTAGAACCTAGGGTAGTGGGTACGCTTCCACCTTTGAGTGAAACAAACAACCTTGGCAGGACGGCTACCCATGAAATTGGACATTGGCTACATTTACTCCACATCTTTGCTAAGGACAGTGATTGTGCATCAACAGATTCTGTAGCTGATACGCCCCCACAATACGCTCAATACCAAGGAAGGCCTACCTATCCGAAGATGTCGTGCGGAAGTAGTGACTTGTTTATGAATTATATGGATTATGTCCATGATGATGCCATGTTTATGTTTACCAAAGGTCAGAAGAAAAGAATGAGGTCCCTTTTTGATAAAGGCGGTGCTAGGAGGGAGCTTTACCTCAATTCTAGGAAAAGTAAAGCTGAATAAAAGATTGATTTTAGAAAAGGAAAAGCCTGAAATTTAGTGATATAGCTGAACTTTAGGCTTTTATATTTTATTAGAAAGCTATATTACAACCTAGGGCAACTACTACAGTTTTTGCCTTTGCGCTTATATTTTTTACAGCACTTTTTCTTTTTGAAGGTTACATCGCAAGAAAGTTCTTCTGGTATAAACTCTGTATCGCTTAGTAGGCTAATGCCGTTTCCTTTGATCAATATAGGTCTGTCAAATGTCATTTCAATTCTTATTTGTATTCGTAATGCATGGCAAATATGCATAATTTTATTTTTAATTAGAATAAATCTAAATAAAAAAGACTTTGTCTTGCATATATGGAGAACACAAGGATATCTTTGCATTTTATTTTTAATTAGTCTAAATAAAAACATGAAAACTATACTACTATTCACATTACTACTCATGGCTAGCCCGAGTCTTTTTGGGCAATATGGAACCCTAACAGGGAAAGTCATTAATCAAAAAGGGCAGCCTGTCGCATTTGCCAATGTATATTTGGAAGGAAGAACTTCGGGATCTTCAACCGATGATGAAGGGAAATTCATTATCAAAAACGTAACTACTGGGAAGCAAACGGTGTTAGTCAGTGCCATTGGCTACCAAGGAGCAAAGCAAGTTGTAGCAATCAGTGCAGGTCAAACGACTACAATCGACTTCTCCATCGTAGCAGATGCCCGGTATTTGCAATCTGTTGAAATCATTGGCAGGGATGAAACCAGTTATAAAAATACTCGCTCATTTATTGGAACAAAGTCAGGTACAGCACTGATCGATGTCCCTCAATCCATTGGTTATGTTACCAAAGAGCTGGCCTTAGACCAAGGAGCTTTTCGGGTAAATGATGTGGTGAAAAATATAAGCGGGGTAAATCAATTTTCTTTTTATAATGACATAACAATACGAGGACATCGGATTCAGGGCCAAAGAAGTTCGGGGAATTTGACGAATGGAATGAGGGCTTTTACCAGTTTTTGGAAGCAACAGCTTATTCCGCACATAGAGCGGGTAGAGGTAATGAAAGGACCAGCTTCGGCACTTTTCGGAAATGCTTCGGCTGGAGGAACCATCAATCGTGTGACCAAAAAGCCACTGGCTGAGCAAAGGCAATCCATCAGCGCAACGGTAGGAAGTTTCAATACTTTCAGAACCCTAGCGGATTTTACGGGGGCAATGACGGAGGATAAAACCTTACTTTACCGCCTCAACCTTGGCTACGAAAATTCGGGCAGTTTCAGGGATTTGCAATACGATAAAAACCTCGTAGTTGCCCCTTCTTTCTCTTTCTTACCTACCGAAAAAACACGATTGAACATAGACTTGGTATATCAGGGTTCGGATGGTAGGCTGGATCGGGGGCAGGCAGTTTTTGGTGATGGTGATTTGTATTCAGCACCTATTTCTAAGTCGCTCAGCGCTATGAACGATTACCTCAAAGAGGAAAATGTGAATGTCACAGTTTCTCTCAACCACAAGTTCTCTGACAAGCTGAGTTTCAACAGCATTTACATGCGTTCTAGCTACCGAGAAGATTTGCAAGAGCATAGAACTGCCAACACGTTTGCCTCGTTGGGCGATGGTAGCCGCGATCCAGAAAAGGTAGAAATGAGGGTGTTTATCAGAGAAAGAAAATGGAACAACGATAACTTTAATAACTATTTTAACTATAACTTCAACATTGGGAGAGTTGAAAACAGCTTGCTCGTTGGCTGGGATTACTTCCAACAAGTATTGGAGCCAGGAGGCTCTCAATTAGAAGCAAGGGGATATCTCAACGCAGATAAAACAGGGGCGATCAACTCTTTTGATGCAAGTAAGCCAGAAAATTATGCGCTAGATTCTGACGGTAATCCTATTCCCAATGTACCGCATTTTGACCTGACCGACCCATTTGCCAACCAGATAAGAGAGCTGTCGAAGTACTTTTATACCACACGAATTTATGCTCAAAGCAAGCTTTATTCGAATGGTATTTACATTCAGAACCAAGTAAAAATTGGCAAATTGCAAGTATTGCTTGGTTTGAGGCAAGAGTTCTACAACGATGTGCTTAATTTCAAGTCTGAACAAGAAGAATCTGTAGAACAAGATGCGCTTATCCC
It encodes:
- a CDS encoding TonB-dependent receptor; protein product: MKTILLFTLLLMASPSLFGQYGTLTGKVINQKGQPVAFANVYLEGRTSGSSTDDEGKFIIKNVTTGKQTVLVSAIGYQGAKQVVAISAGQTTTIDFSIVADARYLQSVEIIGRDETSYKNTRSFIGTKSGTALIDVPQSIGYVTKELALDQGAFRVNDVVKNISGVNQFSFYNDITIRGHRIQGQRSSGNLTNGMRAFTSFWKQQLIPHIERVEVMKGPASALFGNASAGGTINRVTKKPLAEQRQSISATVGSFNTFRTLADFTGAMTEDKTLLYRLNLGYENSGSFRDLQYDKNLVVAPSFSFLPTEKTRLNIDLVYQGSDGRLDRGQAVFGDGDLYSAPISKSLSAMNDYLKEENVNVTVSLNHKFSDKLSFNSIYMRSSYREDLQEHRTANTFASLGDGSRDPEKVEMRVFIRERKWNNDNFNNYFNYNFNIGRVENSLLVGWDYFQQVLEPGGSQLEARGYLNADKTGAINSFDASKPENYALDSDGNPIPNVPHFDLTDPFANQIRELSKYFYTTRIYAQSKLYSNGIYIQNQVKIGKLQVLLGLRQEFYNDVLNFKSEQEESVEQDALIPRLGLVYSLTPQLNVYGTWVRGFQPQTASVVNDPNAGGPFDPLTSELFEAGLKSEWFEGKLSTSMAIFHLTDNGALYPANDPNNADLQVQIGEEVSKGVELDIAGSILPNWSVVASYSFNDATITQSDTETEIGRQKPNAPKHTANIWTKYIFGKGSLRGLGFGLGANYVDERYGSIVSTDTPPVFPSYQLVDAAVYYKLEKFQVQLNINNVFDKTHWVGGYDYLRAFPGSPRNVMTTIAYTF
- a CDS encoding zinc metalloprotease, which produces MKLNFLFLYLTLIAILFSCEQNDDIDPKLDVPDAVPENEIIRIPVVVHVVNYAPSPFEISDEKIQSQIDVLNRDYRKKNPDYLKTPDEFMDLVADVGIEFHLATEGPDGKATTGIIRTESTVSGFDGRSLDDSVPIEDLALYFADKGGQDAWPNDKYLNIWIGDMTSRSGKVLLGGYANFPGSDPRIDGVVLEPRVVGTLPPLSETNNLGRTATHEIGHWLHLLHIFAKDSDCASTDSVADTPPQYAQYQGRPTYPKMSCGSSDLFMNYMDYVHDDAMFMFTKGQKKRMRSLFDKGGARRELYLNSRKSKAE